The following are encoded together in the Humulus lupulus chromosome 5, drHumLupu1.1, whole genome shotgun sequence genome:
- the LOC133779020 gene encoding uncharacterized protein LOC133779020 — translation MRSYFNGWSFYKGSVNEGRILLVWKSNMMVVDIIQESDQFIHTPIKEVRSDRKYCVTFVYGRNTIQERSQLWSDLSCLQFPAAAWLLTGDFNSVFDGDDRLGGCPMTAAEMNDAQSWKALGMADELRSIGSHFTWTNNQAGRARIYSKIDRIFKNQEWIDLFPESVAIIRWDIFSDHCYCLIKTLQEVVSGFKPFRFFNMWIEHAKFKNTVMDCWNKPVNAYGLDKVLVQLKRLSRVLRQFNKHQIGDVQCNFQVAKERYNRAQIQCQLAPHIAGFQIEEQTTFNMLVHHNERKQIVENYEEVVDHFILHFRNALGSHSKTLGTIQKDFFIHGNVLTLEHQLAFIKPFSRMDVKNVMFSIGSLKSPGPDGYGSGFFKAMWNEIGDDISDAILGFFQQGSLPKGLNNALLTLIPKVLNPTKAVEYRPIACCNALYKGISKMICGRLNMILPVLVNQNQGALFRDRLLAHNILIFQDILKGYRRKHISPRCVMKVDLSKSYDSIDWHCLEDILTAFCLPGLFIKWIMTCLKDSSYSLLLNGRVQGCFTGRKGLRQGDPISPLLFVLIMEYFTRSLIQATQNKDFKFHPRCKKLSLVSLCFADDLVLFCKGNNTSVQVIQACFKSFSDVSSLTANLEKSKVYFGGLSEKETRDILKEIQFAEGEFPLKYLGVPLRPTKWQARDCDSILKKIKLKLYHWSSRHLSFAGKAQLIHSVLLGIRAFWMSIFLLPKKVIAEIDHLYRKFLWGTNRRNDNRSKLHLTAWGQDILWVKWIDAIYLKGQSIWDYKLQADVSWYWRKLIKLTIVINSELLIKATVKNKLNTSKLYGQLVHKDRVHFDHVVWCYLTLPKHRFVLWQATLRHLLTRDNLLKCHLQLPLDLCPTCELQQECHEHLFFQCQFSQMVRHRVVAWLKCDVWPIQYQGWIEWMKGKPKGIQQKILAAGLAAAVYLIWWNRNQCLYNLCSFFCELSCFLIAKELIC, via the exons ATGAGGAGCTATTTTAATGGTTGGAGTTTTTATAAAGGGAGTGTTAACGAAGGTAGAATTTTACTGGTGTGGAAAAGTAATATGATGGTTGTGGATATAATTCAAGAAAGTGACCAATTCATTCATACTCCTATTAAGGAGGTTAGGTCTGACAGGAAGTACTGTGTTACTTTTGTTTATGGCAGAAATACTATTCAAGAAAGAAGTCAATTATGGAGTGATCTATCGTGTCTTCAGTTCCCTGCTGCTGCTTGGTTACTGACAGGAGATTTCAACTCAGTTTTTGATGGTGATGATAGGCTTGGAGGGTGTCCTATGACGGCAGCTGAAATGAATGATGCTCAAAGTTGGAAAGCTTTAGGTATGGCGGATGAACTTAGGTCTATTGGCTCGCACTTTACTTGGACTAATAACCAAGCTGGTAGGGCTAGGATTTACTCTAAAATAGACCGTATTTTTAAGAATCAAGAGTGGATTGATTTGTTCCCTGAGTCGGTTGCTATTATTAGGTGGGACATTTTTTCAGATCATTGTTACTGTCTCATTAAGACTTTACAGGAGGTGGTTTCTGGGTTTAAGCCTTTTAGATTTTTTAACATGTGGATTGAACATGCTAAATTCAAGAATACTGTTATGGATTGTTGGAACAAACCTGTTAATGCTTATGGGCTTGATAAAGTGCTGGTGCAACTCAAGAGACTGTCCCGGGTTCTGAGACAGTTTAATAAGCATCAAATTGGAGATGTTCAATGTAATTTTCAGGTGGCTAAGGAGAGGTATAATCGGGCTCAAATTCAATGTCAGCTAGCTCCTCATATTGCTGGTTTTCAAATTGAAGAACAGACAACTTTTAATATGCTGGTCCATCA CAACGAAAGGAAACAAATTGTTGAGAATTATGAAGAGGTGGTGGATCATTTTATTCTGCATTTTCGGAATGCTTTGGGCAGTCACAGTAAGACTTTGGGGACTATCCAAAAGGATTTTTTTATACATGGTAATGTTCTTACTCTTGAGCATCAATTGGCCTTCATAAAACCTTTTTCTAGGATGGATGTTAAAAATGTTATGTTTAGCATTGGCTCTCTCAAGAGTCCGGGGCCGGATGGGTATGGTTCGGGGTTCTTTAAAGCAATGTGGAATGAGATTGGTGATGACATTTCAGATGCTATTTTAGGTTTCTTCCAGCAAGGTTCACTTCCTAAAGGTCTAAATAATGCTTTGTTAACTTTGATTCCTAAAGTTCTGAATCCCACTAAGGCGGTGGAGTATAGGCCTATAGCTTGCTGCAATGCGTTATATAAAGGCATTTCGAAGATGATTTGTGGTAGACTGAATATGATCCTTCCAGTGTTAGTAAACCAAAATCAGGGAGCTCTTTTTAGAGATAGACTTTTAGCTCATAATATCCTTATTTTTCAGGATATTCTTAAAGGTTATAGGAGGAAGCATATCTCTCCTAGATGTGTGATGAAAGTTGATCTAAGTAAATCATATGACTCAATTGATTGGCACTGTTTAGAGGACATTCTTACTGCTTTTTGTTTGCCGGGCCTGTTTATTAAGTGGATTATGACTTGCTTAAAAGATTCATCTTATTCTCTACTGTTGAATGGCAGAGTTCAAGGTTGTTTTACTGGGAGGAAGGGGCTTAGACAAGGGGACCCAATTTCCCCTTTGTTATTTGTGCTTATCATGGAATATTTTACTAGATCACTCATCCAAGCTACTCAGAATAAAGATTTTAAGTTTCATCCTAGATGCAAAAAACTGAGTTTGGTGAGCTTATGCTTTGCGGATGATTTAGTGCTGTTTTGCAAGGGTAACAATACTTCAGTTCAGGTCATTCAAGCttgttttaagtcttttagtgATGTGTCTAGTTTAACAGCTAATTTGGAGAAATCGAAAGTTTATTTTGGTGGTCTATCTGAGAAAGAAACCAGAGATATTTTGAAGGAGATTCAGTTTGCTGAAGGTGAGTTCCCTCTTAAGTATCTTGGTGTTCCTTTAAGACCTACAAAGTGGCAAGCTAGGGACTGTGATAGCATATTAAAGAAGATAAAATTGAAGCTTTATCACTGGTCTAGCAGACACTTATCCTTTGCGGGAAAAGCTCAGCTGATACATTCTGTGCTTTTGGGCATTAGAGCCTTTTGGATGAGTATCTTCCTTCTCCCTAAGAAAGTTATAGCTGAAATTGATCATCTCTACAGGAAGTTTCTGTGGGGTACTAATAGGAGGAATGATAACAGGAGTAAGTTACATCTCACAGCTTGGGGCCAA GATATTCTTTGGGTTAAATGGATCGATGCCATTTATCTTAAAGGACAATCTATTTGGGACTATAAGCTTCAAGCGGATGTGAGCTGGTATTGGCGTAAACTCATTAAGCTAACAATTGTCATCAATTCTGAGTTATTGATCAAGGCAACAGTGAAGAACAAGTTGAATACCAGTAAATTGTATGGTCAGTTGGTTCACAAAGACAGAGTTCATTTTGATCATGTTGTTTGGTGTTATTTGACTTTGCCAAAGCATAGGTTTGTCCTTTGGCAAGCTACTTTGAGGCATTTACTAACTAGAGACAACTTGCTAAAGTGTCACTTACAGTTGCCTTTAGACTTATGCCCTACGTGTGAATTACAACAAGAATGCCATGAACATCTTTTCTTTCAATGTCAATTCTCCCAAATGGTGAGACATAGAGTTGTTGCTTGGCTGAAATGTGATGTTTGGCCTATTCAGTACCAGGGATGGATTGAGTGGATGAAGGGGAAGCCGAAAGGAATTCAGCAAAAGATTCTAGCTGCTGGTTTAGCAGCTGCTGTGTATCTGATCTGGTGGAATAGGAATCAATGCTTGTATAATCTATGTTCTTTTTTCTGTGAACTCAGTTGTTTCTTAATTGCAAAAGAGCTTATTTGCTAG